A window of Pedococcus aerophilus contains these coding sequences:
- a CDS encoding NADH-quinone oxidoreductase subunit J, with translation MTGTGEQVLFWVLGPLSVMGALGLIFAKKAVHAALGMALVMINLGIFYIAQEADFLGIIQIFVYTGAVMMLFLFVLMLVGVDSSDSLVETLKGQKWASLVLALGLGALVFSAVGRVQFGPMKGLSGVNDNPGNVTGVAELIFGKYVWTFEITSALLITAALGAMVLAHRERIGAKPSQRLWSERRIRDNRNVAGLPAPGVYARSNAVDTPALLPDGTPSDLSVSRVLTAREQIVTPVRHVESEKDIEHEIEEGSQR, from the coding sequence ATGACCGGCACGGGTGAGCAGGTGCTCTTCTGGGTCCTCGGACCCCTCTCCGTGATGGGGGCCCTCGGGCTCATCTTCGCCAAGAAGGCCGTCCACGCCGCGCTCGGCATGGCCCTGGTCATGATCAACCTCGGCATCTTCTACATCGCGCAGGAGGCGGACTTCCTGGGCATCATCCAGATCTTCGTCTACACCGGCGCGGTCATGATGCTGTTCCTGTTCGTCCTCATGCTCGTCGGTGTCGACTCCTCCGACTCCCTGGTCGAGACGCTCAAGGGCCAGAAGTGGGCCTCGCTCGTCCTCGCCCTCGGCCTCGGTGCGCTGGTCTTCTCCGCGGTCGGGCGCGTGCAGTTCGGCCCGATGAAGGGGCTGTCCGGGGTCAACGACAACCCGGGCAACGTCACCGGCGTCGCCGAGCTCATCTTCGGCAAGTACGTCTGGACCTTCGAGATCACCTCGGCCCTGCTCATCACCGCCGCGCTCGGCGCGATGGTGCTGGCCCACCGCGAGCGCATCGGTGCCAAGCCGAGCCAGCGGCTGTGGTCCGAGCGGCGCATCCGTGACAACCGCAACGTCGCCGGCCTGCCGGCCCCCGGTGTCTACGCCCGCAGCAACGCGGTCGACACCCCGGCCCTGCTGCCCGACGGCACCCCGAGCGACCTGTCCGTCTCCCGCGTGCTGACCGCCCGTGAGCAGATCGTCACCCCCGTCCGCCACGTCGAGTCCGAGAAGGACATCGAGCACGAGATCGAGGAGGGCTCGCAGCGGTGA
- a CDS encoding NADH-quinone oxidoreductase subunit G has protein sequence MTVQTSPSAGGNAVSKGGDATPPPSVEQVTLTIDGVEVSVPKNTLVIRAAEEIGVQIPRFCDHPLLEPVGACRQCLVDVATPGPDGSMRAMPKPQASCTITVSPGMEVKTQQTSAVADKAQQGVMELLLINHPLDCPVCDKGGECPLQNQAMSNGRAVSRFEDVKRTYPKPINISSQVLLDRERCVLCARCTRFSDQIAGDPFIALVERGALQQVGIYEQQPFESYFSGNTVQICPVGALTGAAYRFRSRPFDLMSTSSVCEHCASGCSIRTDHRRGVVLRRMAINDPAVNEEWNCDKGRWAFQYATTGDRFQFPMVRDEDGELQVASWPEALEVAARGLRAAKGVGVLVGGRVSAEDAYAYSKFARTVVDTNDIDFRARPHSQEEADFLASTVVATGPGGSAVTYAELETAKTVVLVGFEPEEESPIVFLRLRKAHRKNKTAVYAVAPFATRGLEKLGGTLIPAAPGTEAEVLRALGDGVTGDGAAAKAAQALQEPGTVVLVGERLATVPGALSAAAALTSSVNARLAWVPRRAGERGALEAGALPTLLPGGRPVADPAARQQVAEAWDVVGLPDTPGRDTAGIIAAATTGEVNALVVGGVDAADLADPRAEEALAKTFVVSLEVRPSSVTEVADVVFPVAAHAEKGGTFVDWEGRTRPFATAIDTAYNSDYRVLDMLAGELGSFLGARTLTEVRADMSALGPWEGQRPAAPSVSVGEVPSAGDGQAVLATWHHLLDRGSLQDGEPFLAGTAHATRARVSAATAEAFGLVDGDSVRVAAGRGAVTAPVEVVAGMVDHVVWLPTNSEGSRVRATLGADAGALVSLTKAESAVDRKVTP, from the coding sequence ATGACGGTCCAGACCAGTCCCAGCGCCGGCGGCAACGCCGTCAGCAAGGGCGGCGATGCCACGCCGCCCCCGTCCGTCGAGCAGGTCACGCTCACCATCGACGGCGTGGAGGTGTCGGTCCCCAAGAACACCCTGGTGATCCGCGCCGCCGAGGAGATCGGCGTCCAGATCCCGCGGTTCTGCGACCACCCGCTGCTCGAGCCGGTCGGCGCCTGCCGCCAGTGCCTCGTCGACGTCGCGACGCCCGGCCCCGACGGCAGTATGCGCGCCATGCCCAAGCCGCAGGCCTCCTGCACGATCACCGTGTCGCCCGGCATGGAGGTCAAGACGCAGCAGACCTCCGCCGTCGCCGACAAGGCGCAGCAGGGCGTCATGGAGCTGCTGCTCATCAACCACCCGCTGGACTGCCCGGTCTGCGACAAGGGTGGCGAGTGCCCCCTCCAGAACCAGGCGATGAGCAACGGTCGCGCGGTGTCCCGCTTCGAGGACGTCAAGCGCACCTACCCCAAGCCCATCAACATCTCCAGCCAGGTCCTGCTCGACCGAGAGCGCTGCGTCCTGTGCGCACGCTGCACCCGCTTCTCCGACCAGATCGCCGGTGACCCGTTCATCGCCCTGGTCGAGCGCGGTGCCCTCCAGCAGGTCGGCATCTACGAGCAGCAGCCGTTCGAGTCCTACTTCTCCGGCAACACGGTCCAGATCTGCCCGGTCGGCGCGCTGACCGGCGCGGCCTACCGCTTCCGCAGCCGTCCGTTCGACCTCATGTCGACGAGCAGCGTCTGCGAGCACTGCGCCTCGGGCTGCTCCATCCGCACCGACCACCGTCGTGGTGTCGTGCTGCGCCGCATGGCGATCAACGACCCGGCCGTCAACGAGGAGTGGAACTGCGACAAGGGCCGCTGGGCCTTCCAGTACGCGACCACCGGTGACCGCTTCCAGTTCCCGATGGTCCGTGACGAGGACGGCGAGCTCCAGGTCGCGTCCTGGCCCGAAGCCCTCGAGGTCGCGGCCAGGGGTCTGCGTGCCGCCAAGGGTGTCGGGGTGCTCGTCGGTGGCCGCGTGTCCGCCGAGGACGCCTACGCCTACTCGAAGTTCGCCCGCACGGTCGTCGACACCAACGACATCGACTTCCGCGCCCGCCCGCACTCGCAGGAGGAGGCGGACTTCCTCGCCTCCACCGTCGTCGCGACCGGCCCCGGTGGCTCGGCCGTGACCTACGCCGAGCTCGAGACCGCGAAGACGGTCGTCCTCGTCGGCTTCGAGCCGGAGGAGGAGAGCCCGATCGTCTTCCTGCGGCTGCGCAAGGCGCACCGCAAGAACAAGACAGCCGTGTATGCCGTCGCCCCGTTCGCGACGCGCGGCCTCGAGAAGCTCGGCGGCACGCTCATCCCGGCCGCGCCCGGTACCGAGGCCGAGGTGCTCCGTGCGCTCGGTGACGGCGTCACCGGGGACGGTGCTGCCGCGAAGGCGGCGCAGGCCCTGCAGGAGCCCGGCACCGTCGTGCTCGTCGGCGAGCGACTGGCCACCGTGCCCGGCGCGCTGTCCGCCGCCGCAGCCCTGACCTCGTCGGTCAACGCGCGCCTCGCCTGGGTGCCCCGCCGTGCCGGTGAGCGCGGTGCGCTCGAGGCCGGTGCGCTGCCGACCCTGCTCCCCGGTGGCCGCCCCGTCGCCGACCCCGCAGCCCGCCAGCAGGTCGCCGAGGCCTGGGACGTTGTCGGCCTGCCCGACACGCCCGGGCGTGACACCGCCGGAATCATCGCCGCGGCGACCACCGGCGAGGTCAACGCCCTCGTCGTCGGAGGCGTCGACGCCGCCGACCTGGCCGACCCGCGCGCCGAGGAGGCCCTCGCCAAGACGTTCGTCGTCTCGCTCGAGGTGCGTCCGTCCTCGGTGACCGAGGTCGCCGACGTGGTGTTCCCTGTCGCCGCCCACGCGGAGAAGGGCGGCACGTTCGTCGACTGGGAGGGCCGCACCCGGCCCTTCGCCACGGCGATCGACACCGCGTACAACTCCGACTACCGCGTGCTGGACATGCTGGCCGGTGAGCTGGGCTCCTTCCTCGGAGCACGCACGCTCACCGAGGTCCGTGCCGACATGAGCGCCCTCGGGCCGTGGGAGGGGCAGCGTCCCGCAGCCCCGTCCGTGTCCGTGGGCGAGGTGCCCAGCGCCGGTGACGGCCAGGCCGTCCTCGCGACCTGGCACCACCTGCTGGACCGCGGGTCGCTCCAGGACGGCGAGCCGTTCCTCGCCGGCACCGCGCACGCCACCCGGGCCCGCGTGTCCGCCGCCACCGCCGAGGCCTTCGGTCTCGTCGACGGCGACAGCGTCCGTGTGGCCGCCGGCCGCGGAGCCGTCACCGCGCCGGTCGAGGTCGTCGCAGGCATGGTCGACCACGTCGTGTGGCTGCCCACCAACTCCGAGGGCAGCCGGGTCCGTGCCACGCTGGGCGCCGACGCGGGAGCCCTCGTGTCGCTGACGAAGGCCGAGAGCGCCGTGGACAGGAAGGTCACCCCGTGA
- the nuoH gene encoding NADH-quinone oxidoreductase subunit NuoH, whose translation MPHLPAGLASAPFADNPSLDFSDTPWWLHLVKALLVFVFLLVNTLIVIWFERRVIGRMQQRPGPNRTGPFGLLQTLADGVKLALKEDLTPKNADKIVFALAPVIAGAMAFVSFAIIPLGPTVSMFGHQTPLQLTDIPVAVLLVLAVAGVGVYGIVLAGWSSGSTYPLLGGLRSTAQVISYEIAMGLSLVAVFLYSGSMSTSQIVAAQKDLWYIIPAFFSFFVYVITMVGETNRLPFDLAEGEGELTGGFHTEYSSLKFAMFFLGEYVNMFTVAALATTMFLGGWQAPPGIAAINDGMFNEGWWGLLWFVIKLWLFMFFFVWLRGSLPRVRYDQFMRFGWKFLIPVTLAWVVVVAFIRGSQLGYFGDAALTLGNRQFPVFSIVFVVIVSLGALLAVWVWDNKKIEKDAARSAPAPEEIDPFAGGYPVPPLPGQRLKEPTMAISDRTDATDKEAARG comes from the coding sequence CTGCCGCACCTCCCGGCCGGGCTGGCCTCGGCACCGTTCGCCGACAACCCCAGCCTCGACTTCAGCGACACCCCGTGGTGGCTGCACCTGGTCAAGGCGCTGCTCGTCTTCGTCTTCCTGCTCGTCAACACCCTCATCGTCATCTGGTTCGAGCGGCGTGTCATCGGCCGCATGCAGCAGCGCCCCGGTCCGAACCGCACCGGTCCGTTCGGTCTGCTCCAGACCCTGGCCGACGGCGTCAAGCTGGCCCTCAAGGAGGACCTGACGCCGAAGAACGCCGACAAGATCGTCTTCGCCCTCGCCCCGGTCATCGCCGGCGCCATGGCGTTCGTCTCGTTCGCGATCATCCCGCTGGGTCCGACCGTGTCGATGTTCGGCCACCAGACGCCGTTGCAGCTCACCGACATCCCCGTCGCCGTGCTCCTCGTGCTCGCGGTCGCCGGCGTGGGTGTCTACGGCATCGTGTTGGCCGGCTGGTCGTCGGGCTCGACCTACCCGCTGCTCGGTGGCCTGCGCTCCACCGCCCAGGTCATCTCCTACGAGATCGCCATGGGCCTGTCGCTCGTCGCCGTGTTCCTCTACTCCGGCTCGATGTCGACCTCGCAGATCGTGGCGGCCCAGAAGGACCTCTGGTACATCATCCCGGCGTTCTTCAGCTTCTTCGTCTACGTCATCACCATGGTCGGCGAGACCAACCGACTGCCCTTCGACCTCGCCGAGGGCGAGGGCGAGCTCACCGGTGGCTTCCACACCGAGTACTCCTCGCTGAAGTTCGCCATGTTCTTCCTCGGTGAGTACGTCAACATGTTCACCGTCGCCGCCCTGGCCACGACGATGTTCCTCGGCGGCTGGCAGGCACCTCCCGGCATCGCCGCGATCAACGACGGCATGTTCAACGAGGGCTGGTGGGGCCTGCTCTGGTTCGTCATCAAGCTCTGGCTGTTCATGTTCTTCTTCGTGTGGCTGCGCGGCTCGCTGCCCCGTGTCCGCTACGACCAGTTCATGCGGTTCGGCTGGAAGTTCCTCATCCCGGTCACCCTCGCCTGGGTCGTCGTCGTGGCCTTCATCCGCGGCAGCCAGCTCGGCTACTTCGGTGACGCGGCCCTGACCCTGGGCAACCGGCAGTTCCCGGTGTTCAGCATCGTCTTCGTCGTCATCGTCTCCCTGGGCGCGCTGCTCGCGGTGTGGGTCTGGGACAACAAGAAGATCGAGAAGGACGCTGCCCGCTCCGCGCCGGCCCCGGAGGAGATCGACCCGTTCGCGGGTGGGTACCCCGTGCCGCCCCTGCCCGGACAGCGCCTCAAGGAGCCGACCATGGCCATCAGCGACCGCACGGACGCAACCGACAAGGAGGCCGCTCGTGGCTGA
- the nuoK gene encoding NADH-quinone oxidoreductase subunit NuoK, producing the protein MNLVNYIYLATILFAIGGATVLMRRNAIVVFMGVELMLNATNLMFVTFARMNGSLDGQVIALFVMVVAAAEVVVGLAIIMAIFRARRSASVDDANLLKL; encoded by the coding sequence GTGAACCTCGTCAACTACATCTACCTCGCGACGATCCTGTTCGCGATCGGTGGGGCCACCGTCCTCATGCGGCGCAACGCCATCGTCGTCTTCATGGGCGTCGAGCTCATGCTCAACGCGACGAACCTGATGTTCGTGACCTTCGCGCGGATGAACGGCTCCCTCGACGGGCAGGTGATCGCCCTGTTCGTCATGGTGGTCGCCGCCGCCGAGGTCGTGGTCGGTCTCGCGATCATCATGGCCATCTTCCGTGCCCGCCGGTCGGCCTCGGTCGACGACGCCAACCTCCTGAAGCTGTAG
- the nuoI gene encoding NADH-quinone oxidoreductase subunit NuoI, whose amino-acid sequence MADRPADRAADRPADDKKTGFFADLFAPVGGFGVTFATMFRKLETEEYPEEKRPTQPRYHGRHQLNRHPDGLEKCVGCELCAWACPADAILVEGAANDDSEGGAGRFSPGERYGRVYQINYLRCIFCGLCIEACPTRALTMTNFYELADNNRGDLIFTKEQLLGPLSEGMLPAPHPMVDGLEERDYYQGKVARATPEQEAWVKEHDAAPQDGLAATGDPVEGVDTVVTGQATRDSSGEAVRR is encoded by the coding sequence GTGGCTGACCGACCTGCTGACAGAGCTGCTGACCGCCCGGCCGACGACAAGAAGACCGGGTTCTTCGCCGACCTCTTCGCCCCCGTCGGCGGGTTCGGCGTCACGTTCGCGACCATGTTCCGCAAGCTGGAGACCGAGGAGTACCCCGAGGAGAAGCGTCCGACGCAGCCCCGGTACCACGGTCGCCACCAGCTCAACCGGCACCCCGACGGGCTGGAGAAGTGCGTCGGCTGCGAGCTGTGCGCCTGGGCGTGCCCGGCCGACGCGATCCTCGTCGAGGGTGCGGCGAACGACGACAGCGAGGGTGGCGCCGGTCGCTTCTCGCCCGGCGAGCGCTACGGCCGCGTCTACCAGATCAACTACCTGCGCTGCATCTTCTGCGGCCTGTGCATCGAGGCCTGCCCGACGCGCGCCCTGACCATGACCAACTTCTACGAGCTCGCCGACAACAACCGCGGCGACCTCATCTTCACCAAGGAGCAGCTGCTCGGACCGTTGTCCGAGGGGATGCTGCCCGCGCCGCACCCGATGGTCGACGGCCTCGAGGAGCGCGACTACTACCAGGGCAAGGTCGCCCGGGCGACCCCTGAGCAGGAGGCATGGGTGAAGGAGCACGACGCCGCGCCCCAGGACGGGCTCGCCGCCACCGGCGACCCGGTCGAGGGTGTCGACACCGTGGTGACCGGCCAGGCCACCCGCGACAGCAGCGGAGAGGCGGTGCGCCGATGA